One Lepus europaeus isolate LE1 chromosome 4, mLepTim1.pri, whole genome shotgun sequence genomic window, CAGTCAATCCAGATTTTTCTCTGAACCACTTGAGAGTTGCAATATCAAATTCCTTCATCCCTAAATGCTTTTGTATGCATTTCCTAAGACTTactttgggctggcattgtggagcagtgagttAGGCTACAGCTTGtaagctggcatcctatatcagagtgcaagtttgagttccagctcctccgatttctgatccatttccctgttATTGCACcttgggaagatggcccaagtgcttaggcccctgccacacacatgtgggagagccaAAGGGAgtcgcaggctcctggctttgacctggtccagccccggctgtgtTGCAACCATCTAGagactgaaacagcagatggaaaataattatccctgcctttcaaataagtaaatgcattgaaaaagatttacttcttggggccggtgctgtggcgtagcataagctgccacctgcagcgcctgcaccccataagggctctggttcaagttccgttgctccacttccgatctagctcccttctaatggcctgcgaaaagcataagatggctcaagtgcttgggcccctaccaccccgaggtgggagacctagaagctcttggcacctggcttcattctggccagccctggccatttggggagtgaacctaaagatgggagatatctttctctcccctttctgtctctgttaactctgcctttcaaataagcaatcttttaaaaaatttgcttctATAGCCATGTTATAATCATCAAAACTGAGGAATAACCATCAATGGAATGTTATCAGAAGGTTCCCCAGCTTGGGTTTTCTGTTTCCTGGTCATGTAGGCTGGCCCTATTCAGGAGGCAGTGGTGGCAGTTTTTCCATCTTGTCATTAAGATAAAAATGTCTGTAGGAGTTCTCTGTGGTAATGgttaatatttgtccctttgtaaTTAATAATTAATGTGTAGAAAGCATATTAGTCTATTCCTGCATATCACATCACCCCACACCTTAATTAAGATAATCACCCCTGTCAAAATGTACAAGCATTGTTATGttaatcaaaaaatttaaaaagacaaaatacacaTACAAGGAAAAGCCActtttggggctgacactgtggcgcagcaggttaaagccctggtctgtggttctggcatcccatatgggtgctggttcatgtcctggctgctccacctctgatccagctctctgctctggcctgggaaagcagtggaagatggcccaagtccttgggctcctgcacccatgtgggagacccaaagaagctcctggctcctgggtttggattggcacagctccagcctttgcattcaattggggagtgagccagcaaatggaagacctctctttctctctgcctctcctaatctctgtgtaactctttcaaataaattaattaattaaaaaatctttttccatTAAGTGGCTCTGTCCAGTTAAACAAAATGATACTCACTAAACTACTGACATGCAAATGATCTAAATGTGCTGATTAAAGTAAAGAACTATAATTACATTATCAGTAACTTAGAGTTTACCATTTAGAGGACTATAATAGCTATCAtatactatgtgtgtgtgtttagataaAATACATGACTAAAGAAGACAAAGATAGGTTATAACAGAATTCTAAAATTATGAAAGCCATATATAAAGGAAAGTCTGGACCATGGAAGCATTCTTTAAAAAtcgaaattcattttttttaaactatttttttttttgacaggcagagtggacagtgagagagagagagagacaaagagaaatgtccttccttttccgttggttcaccccccaatgaccgctgcagccggcacgctacggccggcgcactgcgctgatccgaagccaggagccaggtgattatcctggtctcctatgcgggtgcagggcccaagcacttgggtcaccctccactgccctcccgggccatagcagagagctggactggaagaggagctaccaggatagaatccggcaccccgacggggactagaacccggtgtgccggcgccgcaggcggaggatcagcctactgAGCTACAGCGGCACTGGCTAAAAATCTAAATTCATACAACTTAGTAAGTATATAAGGATAGCAGTAGAAACatgtcttttctttaaaactgaCATGGAAGGaccggtactgtggtgtagtgggtaaggctgccacctgcagtgctggcatcccatatgggcactggttcaactcccagctgctgcgcttccagtccagctctctgctatggcctggaaaagcagtagaagatggtccaaatccttgggcccctgtaccttcgtgggagacctggaagaagctcctggctcttggctttggattagtccaactccagctgttgcagccatttggggagtgaaccagcagatggaagacctctctctctctgcctctctgtaactgtgctttcaaataaataaatatatcttttaaaaaactgacatggataatttttataaaatgtcacAGACATAGGTATTAATAAAGCTGGAATACACTTAATCTTTGTACATAATGTTCAGGCCAAGATGACCTTCCACAATGATGGAATCTTGGACAATCAATTCTGTATATCAAACACTGCAGCAAAAGATTTAAACATTTATCTACTAATTCAAGGGAGGCCGATCCTTATTCTCTTTATAGTCTGAAAGCAGAACTGTTTTGCCTGAATGAATGACTACACCTGGCAAACTGTACCTGATATAACAGTGTGTGTCAGCCACCTTGCTGGGGTCAATTTTGTTTCACAGAAAGTGGccaatggggccagtgttgcagcatagcaggtagaggTGCCacgtgcgatgccagcatcccatatgaacaccagttcaagtcctggctgctccacttctgatccagctccctgaccctggaaacgcagtagaagatggcccagcatttgggcctctgccacccacatgggagacccagttagaagctcctggttttggcctggcccagccctgactgttgtggccatctagggagagaactagagatggacaatctctttctctgtctctccctacctatctctgcaactctgcttttcaaataaatcttaaaaaaaaaaaaaaaaaaaaaagcagccattAAACCATTTCCCTTTCCTCATCcaagatttgaaaaatattcataCAGTATACAGAAAGGCCTATTACTTACCACAGGACATGTAGTATATGAAAAACTGAACTTAAAATGACATACGTACGCTGACAGCAAATATACTGCTACACTCTGTACCAAAGACACTGGAAATTTCACAAACATCTCATGACACAGTGATTTCCAAGGAATTTATTTAATTAGACTTTCAGAGGGCTCtaaaaatctgcatttttcaCAAGGACCCCAGATGATTCTAGGTTCTGATTGCAAGTATAGTTTAAGAAAGTAATTTTAATGTTCATTTGTGTCACATTacataaacaataaaattaaattataagtcATGTAATTTAACTTCTTTACATTAAAAGATACCTAAATACAATATGGttcaaaaatgaaatcatatgtaGTTCAAAAAGATGCTAAACCAAAGCCGTACAATGAGAAACATTAACAGCAAATGCAAGTACAAATGAAGATATTCCTCTGAATGCACATTTCAACGCGCATCAAAGACCACCACTATATTCATCtgagttaaggaaaaaaaatgtagctgaaaattatagaaaaagaCTGAAGACTTCCAAATCACTTTCTATGTACAACAAGCTAGtttgttaatttaaaatgcaCAAAGACCTGGAATTCACTATTTATTACGACAACTAGATGGaaagtaaataaaagctttcaatttTTATGAGCACTTTTTCCAACCAATGAAAAAAACCCAATGTATCAAAAAGCACTGAATGCTAAAGGTAATaacttgtgattttaaaaaactgttatgTTAGAAAATTACAACTCACTCTCAGTATTTGGTCTAATGTGTTGGCTCCACTTTTTCCCACCAAGCAGCATACACAATATTTGTATTACTCCTTGTATAATTTATTTGTCAAGCTTAACAATCAATTCTTATGTAAATACAGAATCTCTGGAAAATAAACTTATGAGAATCAAAATCAACTAGTATTTCAATTATTTAGTGCTTGAGTTCTGGTCTATGAAAAATGCTAATCATATCTCTTTAATTAACCCAAAGTTCTTACGCTTTCTACCAGAAGTAGTCTCTATCAACCCCTGCGTCACTCTGCAGTTGGCTCCTACCTCAGATTTTAAAAGTAGGGTTAAAGGATACatctttttgtccttttcttGTACATTATTCTGTATCCACATTCTCTGCATCTGATTGGATCCctggattttatttcattttcggTGTGACATTctagggagaagaaaaaaaaaaggcttactcaaatttaaaaggaaaacagtgCACACAGGCAAATTATCTTAAGCACATCAGGCAAGGGTATGCTATTACAAAATATACTCAATGGGAAAAAAGAGAGTTGTGGGCAATGCTGTTTTTCCAGAGCAAACAAGAGTTTTAAGTGGTGCTACGAGGCGCTCCTTtataactttattattattattatttgacaggcagagttagacagtgagagagagagagacagagagaaaggtcttcttttgccggtggttcaccctccaatggctgccgcgcagccggcgcaccacgctgatccgatggcaggagccaggtgcttctcctggtctcccatgcgggtgtagggcccaaggacttgggccatcctccattgcactcccgggccacagcagagagctggcctggaagaggggcaaccgggacagaatccggcgccccgaccgggactagaacacgctgtgccggtgccgctaggcagaggattagcctgttgagccacggcgccggcagctcCTTTATAACTTTAAACACCAATGACTCATCCAGTCAAAGGATAACTGtaataatttcaaaaacaaattaagCAAAGTACTCTTACATTATGTAGCGTCACCCTTACCTCCACAAATATATATCATTGGCTGCTGCTTCGGGGGCTGAACGTCTTTCTGGGCGTCCATTGTCGGTCCCTGCAATCACAGAATCAAATCCTCAGCATCACAAAGGGGATCTTCACAAACCCGAACAGCCCTCCCTCCCCTTGTCTTTTCAGGAAAAACTGAAAGAGATCCCAGTTCCCCCTCATCTGCGCTCTTCTCCGTGCCTGGGAGTTAGGTCTAAGGAGcaaaccacacagagacacacaagtaCTGAGAGTCGACCCCAAACTGGGCACGATAGAAAATGATCCGCATTTTGTTCCTTCATTataatcttcacaacaaccctCGAGTGTCACTCCTATTTTATACACGAAAAAAGCGAGGCTGAGAGATACTAGTTTGCGCAGAATTAATTACTCAACGACTAAAGGCAAAAGGATTCAGATTCGGCTGCAAGGCTCGAGTTCTCATCTAAAGATGTACCATCTTTCCAAACTATAGCCtgagatttaaaatatatatatatatatatatatatatatatatatatatccctccaAAGGGGAACAGACTAACCGCCGGGAAGAATACTAAAATAATTCCCAATGGCTAAACAGCTCAACTAAAAGAAACCAGGGAAAGGACTGACGGCACCAACTCCTCCACCAGCATCTCCTGACTCTAACCTCGTACTGGACCTTCTGAGCCCCCAAGTGTCTTTCTGGTTTGGCTCAAACACCCACACCTAAATCCCAGCCCCATAACGCCTTACCTGCGTAGCACGGAGGAACTCCGCATCTGCTCCCAATACGCAGCGTCGCTGTCAACTTCCGGCGCTGGCTTATGACGCAAGACGAGCACCGCCCCTTCCGCCCGGAAACCGAGATTGCGTAAGGTTCTAAAACCGGTTCTCTTGCACACATCGGATTCTGTGGACATCGAATACCTTTTTTAACCCTTAGCTATTCTCATTTTTCAGGAAAGAAAATCATTGTAACAGTTCTTCAAAGGAAGTTTGTATTTCTGACTCGTGAGATTGGCGGAAATGAACGCTTTTCCGGAAGAACCGGGACTGAGAAGAGGGACGGAGGTGGCAAGTGCCGGTGGAATCCTGAACGCGCCGTTCCTCTAGTGACTTAGGCTCGGTtaaccagtgatttttttttttttaaccacgtAGAAAAGCACTTTCCAGGCTGTTTTCGGGTTGTTGGGTACCTGTGTGCCAGCCGCCTCCCGTCCTTGTCATGATTGATCGCGTTTTTGCTCTCCAGCCCTTTGCTTCTCCCTCGCCTCCACTCCTGTTACTCGTTTTACAGCGCAGGCGCACCTGCGGGGCCGCACCCTCGACACCTCGCACTTAAAGCTAAAGGATTTGGGTAGCTTTAGCGGTTCACTGACCCTCCCTCGGTCCCATGTATTCCTgctaggagaaaaaaaagaagtgcttgTGGGAGTTGCAGTCTTTCAAAGATCAGAATATTCAGTGGCATAAATGCCGATTGGATTCCGAACATTTACATTCGTTTACTTCTTTCACAAAAGATATTTTACTTATAATAGAAGCAgagctaagaaaaaaattattacaaCTTTATAgaaataattgtgttttttttaataaagatttatttcaaagtcagagttacacagagagaagagaggcagagacagagagagaggtcttccatctgatggttcactctccaattcgccacaatggcaggagcttcttcctgggctcccatgtgggtgcaggggtccaaggacttgggccatcttccactgctttcccaggccatagcagagagctggatcggaataggagcagccgggactagaaccggcacccacatgggatgctggcacttgaggccaggggttaacctgctgtgccacagctctggccccagaaaTAATTGTTAATAGTTATTATAAAGTTAATTGTAGAAGCAGGCTTGCTTCCCCCACATGCACTGTGTCTTTGGTATCTTATTAAGTAGGACTCCATCCGTCAACTTGAGAACTTTAGCTTCACCTTTCATTTCCAGAAGTTCAAACTGTGTGGTTGCATCTCCACAGACCAACTTGAGACATCCAGCTGGGATTTTCCCATCTTTCCAGGGGGAAGgagtttggcctagcccagctccactgctcaattccagcttcctgctgatggccatcctgggaggcaacaggttctggctcaagtacttgattccctcccacccatataggagaactGGATTAAGTAAccggctcctgatttcaaccagggctgttgtgtgcatctggggagtgagccagctgattcACTCTCGGCCTctgtaataaaataatattagggCCAGCGTTGCAGTGTGGCAggtagggccactgcctgtgacaccagcatcccatatgggcagtggttcacgtcttagctactcctcttccaatcccactccctgctagtgtgcctgggaaggcagcagaggatggccaactgtttgggcccctgcacacacatgtcagatccagaggaggctcctgactcctggctttggtctggcccagtcttggccattgaggccatttggggagtgaaccagtggatggaagacctctctctctctctctctctctctctcttcctttcaaataaataaatatttttaaatggaaattttcacataagaaatcaaatatttttggGGAAACAGTTTCCTGCTTCTTCCTCCACAAACATGCTAACAGAGCATAAATATGGCCATCACGCCTGTTACAATCAAAGAGAAGCAGTCATTCAATACAAGAGTTGCAATAGGTTTCTGTATGAGATGTATAGACGAGGTCATTATCTGAAGATAAAGATGAGGGAGTGGTTCTAAAAGTGAAACTCATTTCAAGCTGTTCTGTTTTCTAACagcaatcaaaatatcaaggtgATGCTGATGACGCATGGAGATGAATGGATCAACCCGTGTAGAATTGGAATGGATCCTGCCTGGTACCCTATGAAATGGTAGGGTGGTGACAAATGATAGCACAGAGATTCACATCTACAAGTGTACATACTGGTGCTAGTGCCCAGCATGACACCTACCTTCCTAGCAGCTGGAACCAGTAGTTTGAGCATCACCGTGTAGCATGCTGTATAGAAACTACCTTCTGTCAATAAGAGCTAACTTTTCTTGAGCACTTACTACATGGCGCACATCACTGCATTGCTCTGTGCTAATGAGGGTGGTTGTCTTGCCATCTTGGCCAGGAGTGTCTTTAACTTCTTTTAATGTGGTTATGGAGATGAAAGTTGCTGTTGTTGTCTTGAATACCTTACTTTTTCttgcttatattttaaatataactacATCATTTGATTGTTAGAATAATTAGAAAACTCTCCCATTACATTATTTTGCATGGTCCCCAAAGGAAATGTGAGCTCTTGTGGAAAGTAGATgggtttcaggccggcgccgcggctcaataggctaatcctccaccttgaggtgccagcacactgggttctagtcccggtcggggcaccgattctgtcccggttgcccctcttccaggccagctctctgctatggcccaggagtgcagtggaggatggcccaagtgcttgggccctgcacccgcatgggagaccaggagaagcacctggctcctgccttgggatcagcgcggtgcgccagtcgcagcgcaccagccgtggcagccattggagggtgaaccaacggcaaaaggaagacctttctctctgtctctctctctctctcactgtccactctgcctgtcaaaaaataaaaaaaaaaaagaaagtagatggGTTTCAGAATTTAGAGTCAATGATGCGGTGACACCAAACCcaagagagggaaggggtggtggTGGAAAGACCGTGGtgggtaaaaaacaaaaagcacagcTCATTG contains:
- the POLR2K gene encoding DNA-directed RNA polymerases I, II, and III subunit RPABC4, whose amino-acid sequence is MDAQKDVQPPKQQPMIYICGECHTENEIKSRDPIRCRECGYRIMYKKRTKRLVVFDAR